A stretch of DNA from Bactrocera neohumeralis isolate Rockhampton chromosome 6, APGP_CSIRO_Bneo_wtdbg2-racon-allhic-juicebox.fasta_v2, whole genome shotgun sequence:
AGGTGGCTACGTCCTTGGCTAATTGACTCGTAGTTGGAGGTGTACCATCTGAGTACTCAATAACCTTGAAAGTAACAATAATTTATGACAAATGTGAAGAACGGTTTTGTTTTGCGATTTAGCTACCTCATTGTATAGCACTTGAGACATGGAAATAGCACCACCAGGGAAGTACGGGTTAAAGTACTGTCCATCACGCAACACTACACCAGCTGGAGCATCGTAATAACCAGTAAGCAACGAAAATACGTAATCTTCACCTCCTTTGCGAGCTGATACAATGTAGCTCAAGTCTGGTGGATAAGCACCGTTATTGGCAGCACGAGCAGCCTCTTCGTTCGGGTAAGGGGAGGGGAAATAATCAGAAAGTTTACCCGGACGAGTGTAGTAGTTTCCGGTATCATCGGGACCGTCTCTAAcctacatttataaaaaataagaaatatctAAATTCAGAtttcataatttgtatattAGTAATCTACCATTATTTCTTCAGCTTCTGCCTTCGCTTCCGCCTCAGTGTGAGAAACACCTACCAAGTTGCGGTAAGCAATATAGCGCATAGAGTGACAGGCAGAACAAACCTGCTTGTACACTTCGTAGCCACGGCGGATACTACAAAGAAAACATTGGAATATACATAATTTGCgcacataaaaattttactttctcaCCTTTGATGGTCCAGAGAGGAGATAATACCCCTATGACTCCATGGCATTGCTGGTGGATGTACTTCTGTGCCAGATGCTTCCACTGAGCTTTCCAGAGCGAACAGCAAAGCCCCTAAGCCTCCAGCGACGGCACCAACCGACGCGATGAGCTACACGTAAACAAAAGTTCTTATCATATAGGGAATTACGTAAGTCACAATTGCAAATCAAAGATTGTTTATTAGTAATAGAACTTGCAAATATTAGCTTTCAACTGTTGCAATGTATTACACATTGAGGTTATGTTTGCTGCTTCATTATGAAATATATTCAGAGTGAATACTTTTTGtgagtaatatttaaaaaacgatttttaccGATTGTAAAATGTATTCGTTTGGTAATAATCCGTCACTTGCAAAAACAACATTACACAAACCTTTTTTTGTCCATTCGTCCATGCCTTGGCGGTAGACAGCTGTTTGGCCtggaaataacaaaaaaaaaatcaataattaaatctATAGTTCAACAATCTAAAACACAGTTCAAGTTTTGTTGCCTGTGGAATTCCTCAGAAACATATGAGCTAATACTATTTTATGTGACACTCTATAATAGCCTCTATTCTGCCTTGTTATGTAAGCAACGCAAGAAAACCTTCCAGCCCCTATAAATGTAACATATATTTTGTGTGACACgaaattcacaattttacagTACTCAACAGagtatgtattttgttttaaacattttaaaatataatttaaaattttacataaattctgAAAATGCATAATTTTTGCTAACCAAGAGCTATGTTTTCTCCCACACTTTGAACCGTTGCCTAACCAAATTTCacgtttatttcaaaataattgcaTAAAGAGTTGAAGTACCTGTTGGAAACCAACTACTCCCGAAGTTCCTAATAATTTGGAGCCACAGATTCTTCCTAAATTCGCCGCCATCGTGGCTATTGGAGGTACAACACGACTTTTTGAAGGATGAAAGAAAATTCGGAACTGTCCAATTGACATACACACGCATTCACACAAACACTAAAAAGttatcacacatacatatacttctCATGCGAGTATAGCAATTATATTCTTCGTCTGACATTCCGTTTTTCATTCACTACTTGTCATTTCTGCTTCTTGCCAATCGTACTTCGAATATAGCTCccttcacacaaaattttatttgtggaCATTTgtcttcatttatatatatataagtgttacattattaaatatgctAAATGCATTTTCAGAGAATGcccaatttttatactcttgcaaactGTTGCTACGGAGTATACATAGttcttttcttatttacttGTTCGCCATGTTAATTTGGAAGCCActtctgtaacttttttttgatttgatagACATCTGACGGTCAACTGAAATTtgcttatttcattattttgttttttctattttctttcgGAATAATGCTgcaaatttagtaaaatttgaagaaaattcatgCATTgctgcaattcatgaaagtggCCAATGGAACGTCGAAA
This window harbors:
- the LOC126761130 gene encoding cytochrome c1, heme protein, mitochondrial, coding for MSIGQFRIFFHPSKSRVVPPIATMAANLGRICGSKLLGTSGVVGFQQAKQLSTAKAWTNGQKKLIASVGAVAGGLGALLFALESSVEASGTEVHPPAMPWSHRGIISSLDHQSIRRGYEVYKQVCSACHSMRYIAYRNLVGVSHTEAEAKAEAEEIMVRDGPDDTGNYYTRPGKLSDYFPSPYPNEEAARAANNGAYPPDLSYIVSARKGGEDYVFSLLTGYYDAPAGVVLRDGQYFNPYFPGGAISMSQVLYNEVIEYSDGTPPTTSQLAKDVATFLKWTSEPEHDDRKQLTIKAFGILAFLGVIAYYIKRHKWSTLKSRKIVFTPKDK